From Penicillium digitatum chromosome 5, complete sequence, one genomic window encodes:
- a CDS encoding Phox-like, producing the protein MHPLNPFLRAFFRSTVPGQCLPVENHVLLVPTTESLIGSRDRESNLLYSDLVASEEFLGSHVLRIPTYTGPANPKEEINVRENRGKAKQVTTFNGRTVIIKDNSVYSNKGFKSLTQAQLLSDVLYYSPSNESRPWLIYYISRPLIGTYDPAKIIPAAVPGTNIGIVGQTTPDKKFGNGDSIGTPPKQEIKSFGELLANYPMIARQMHPGLERLFKEFGKELGKPLPPPPSRSPSASGSERVHKLSRTESWTDESSSIRSWSSRSRGRLPFNSEEYFEDDEDLMRRSLETAVTAAIDLFRLVDKQQLSLLGATTDLTGPLVERLIERYVAEQVHEPLLFPRLCSFRQPEDSELDSRIRQMESIDVSQVGITVEGGREGKRELTRRLGRAVEEFRNINDARCPHDMLNTLLRTVKVISFPGSYDQMDGPASEKGTPSVTINADVLVSLLLVVVVRSQIRHLQARLLYMQHFIYIDDVDNGEMGYALSTFEAVLMYLVTDSAGLRRASVRNRRLWQATKSGRVSDMKSILEPNEDHESIDDTNPPELERKSVFFQTDDVDEPDDLPLEHSYASQMNGDSYRDEAIVDAPPLSHVFPFQTWDDFSINQESHPHRPIKKVSMDVRSLSESSAVSFISRTATLGSMASGIEGDNSIETLTKTQDPAGHSIPMMAVEARQAEALRYLLTLEEYYPLEEIIEDTNADGTTLLNAAVQLAHTDIVKVLLDFLFEKTDASVVASYLTKSDVHGRTVGHYLFSTPSLLERLGGIIPWRQRDKHGQTPLFALCRSYDHPEYKSMVQAGLAAAQWAQGDNKPLQLDDHIDAKGNTLLHIVGDPEITRRILQSSDCDPNATNDKRFTPLMMASKYGRVDQVRILFLDPRVDVYVKEARGLTAVELAKDDEVRNRIDDLILLSHPSSACGDPSGRVTTVVRSYFVEDATVRFILKSGAPFPPTESVASSRPGSTTYTVTTCRRNFSDFENLAKWLAVEHPGSYMPSLSDFRNPFQIHSKPSRSVLHDLQERLDRFLKTLLAHPTFSTHEMLWEFFLVPELQPEMVADRSYRKAAVLTETIADEFVPVSLEGMRDTEQFITHAQEMVRGVHVNTRSLIRRGHALQNAASDMADAVMLCSSVLATLRAPTNALPISHIEAFSRYATYLSTSRSDSSPLLQYLAALSSIDNTTAAILISLSRPLALMSSLSSTNRHISRSRSSLLSSSLPRKFNINLPGFEESRQKSVRDLEQKIRDGESESTRLAKEVSWNKDVVVGELAGWTSWRERVGRDAIRAFVKDTLVREKERGKRLERCLRSVRDLNA; encoded by the exons ATGCACCCTctaaaccctttcctccgTGCCTTCTTCCGAAGCACTGTCCCGGGCCAGTGTCTACCGGTCGAGAATCAT GTCTTGCTCGTTCCAACGACTGAGTCTCTCATCGGTTCACGCGACCGGGAGTCCAACCTCCTATATTCCGACCTTGTCGCGTCAGAGGAGTTCCTAGGGAGCCATGTGCTCCGCATCCCCACTTATACCGGGCCCGCGAATCCCAAAGAGGAGATCAATGTGCGAGAAAACCGAGGTAAAGCAAAGCAGGTGACCACATTCAATGGGAGGACAGTGATCATCAAGGACAACTCAGTGTACAGCAACAAAG GGTTCAAGTCACTCACACAAGCGCAACTACTTTCCGATGTGCTATATTACAGCCCGTCCAATGAATCGCGCCCATGGCTGATTTACTACATCTCTCGCCCGTTGATCGGAACGTACGACCCTGCGAAGATCATACCAGCCGCAGTCCCTGGAACTAATATCGGGATCGTTGGACAAACTACGCCGGACAAGAAATTTGGAAACGGAGATTCAATTGGGACGCCACCAAAACAAGAGATCAAATCTTTTGGGGAACTGCTAGCAAATTACCCAATGATTGCCAGACAGATGCATCCGGGTCTGGAAAGACTATTCAAAGAGTTTGGAAAGGAACTTGGTAAACCACTGCCGCCTCCACCCTCACGATCGCCATCTGCATCTGGCAGTGAACGCGTCCACAAGTTGTCCCGAACCGAGTCTTGGACAGACGAAAGCTCTTCCATTCGCAGCTGGTCGTCACGTAGCAGAGGCCGACTGCCATTCAACTCGGAGGAATACTTTGAGGACGACGAAGACCTCATGCGTCGAAGCTTGGAAACTGCGGTGACTGCTGCCATTGATCTTTTCCGTCTCGTTGACAAGCAGCAATTATCGTTGCTTGGTGCGACTACTGACCTGACCGGTCCCCTGGTTGAGCGGCTAATAGAACGTTATGTTGCTGAGCAAGTTCACGAGCCACTGCTTTTCCCTCGCCTTTGTTCATTCCGCCAACCAGAGGACTCAGAGCTGGATTCCCGCATTCGACAGATGGAGAGCATTGATGTGTCCCAAGTTGGAATTACCGTCGAAGGTGGACGTGAAGGGAAGCGAGAATTGACTCGCCGACTTGGGCGAGCCGTGGAAGAATTTCGGAACATCAATGACGCTCGATGTCCCCACGATATGCTGAATACCCTCCTTAGAACAGTGAAGGTCATCTCCTTCCCTGGAAGTTATGATCAGATGGACGGTCCGGCATCTGAGAAGGGAACTCCCTCTGTCACGATCAACGCTGATGTCTTGGTGTCGTTGTTGCTTGTAGTTGTCGTTCGTTCTCAAATACGGCATCTCCAAGCCCGATTGTTGTACATGCAGCACTTTATTTACATCGATGACGTTGACAATGGTGAGATGGGATATGCCTTAAGTACATTCGAGGCTGTTTTGATGTATCTCGTGACCGACTCCGCTGGATTACGGCGTGCCAGCGTTCGGAACAGACGTTTGTGGCAAGCAACAAAGTCTGGCAGAGTATCGGACATGAAATCTATACTAGAACCGAACGAGGACCACGAATCAATCGATGACACGAATCCACCGGAACTGGAGCGGAAGTCTGTATTTTTTCAAAcagatgatgttgatgagCCGGATGATCTCCCTCTTGAGCACTCTTATGCGAGTCAGATGAATGGCGACTCATACCGGGATGAAGCTATTGTCGATGCACCACCGTTATCCCATGTGTTCCCATTCCAAACTTGGGATGATTTTTCGATTAATCAAGAATCTCACCCTCACCGTCCAATCAAGAAGGTTTCAATGGACGTTCGCAGCCTATCGGAATCATCAGCAGTCTCGTTCATTTCCCGGACAGCAACCCTCGGATCCATGGCGAGTGGAATCGAGGGTGACAATTCGATTGAGACCTTGACAAAAACCCAAGACCCTGCTGGCCATTCCATACCGATGATGGCAGTGGAGGCCCGTCAGGCCGAGGCTTTGAGGTACCTGTTGACGCTAGAGGAATACTACCCCCTGGAAGAAATCATCGAAGACACCAACGCCGATGGGACCACACTACTAAACGCTGCGGTGCAGCTTGCACACACTGATATAGTCAAGGTCCTCTTGGACTTCCTATTTGAAAAGACAGATGCAAGCGTAGTTGCGTCCTACTTGACCAAATCCGACGTTCACGGTCGCACTGTTGGTCATTATCTTTTCAGCACACCCTCGCTGCTCGAGAGACTTGGTGGCATTATCCCATGGCGACAACGAGACAAACATGGCCAAACGCCGCTCTTTGCCCTTTGTCGATCGTATGATCACCCAGAATACAAATCAATGGTCCAAGCCGGTTTGGCCGCCGCACAATGGGCACAAGGCGACAATAAACCACTTCAGCTCGATGATCATATCGATGCGAAGGGGAATACACTGTTGCACATTGTCGGTGACCCTGAGATTACCCGGCGTATATTGCAGAGCAGCGATTGCGATCCTAACGCGACCAATGACAAGAGATTTACGCCATTGATGATGGCCAGCAAGTACGGGCGAGTTGATCAAGTTCGCATTCTCTTCTTAGATCCAAGAGTCGACGTTTATGTTAAAGAAGCCCGTGGTTTGACAGCCGTGGAATTGGCCAAGGATGATGAGGTGCGAAATCGAATCGATGATTTGATCTTGTTGTCACATCCATCGTCGGCTTGTGGAGATCCTTCCGGACGTGTCACAACGGTTGTGCGGTCGTACTTCGTCGAGGACGCAACTGTGCGCTTCATTCTCAAATCCGGCGCGCCATTCCCTCCCACTGAGTCTGTTGCGTCATCGCGGCCCGGTTCGACTACCTACACGGTTACGACGTGTCGCCGCAATTTCTCCGACTTTGAGAATCTGGCCAAGTGGCTTGCAGTGGAACATCCAGGATCTTACATGCCGTCTCTCTCGGATTTCCGGAATCCGTTTCAAATTCACTCGAAGCCATCCCGGTCTGTGCTCCACGATCTCCAGGAAAGACTAGATCGGTTCCTGAAGACACTTCTCGCCCATCCAACCTTTTCAACTCACGAAATGTTGTGGGAGTTTTTCCTCGTTCCAGAACTTCAGCCTGAGATGGTGGCCGACCGATCGTATCGCAAGGCTGCCGTGCTCACAGAGACTATCGCAGACGAATTTGTGCCGGTCTCACTGGAGGGCATGCGTGATACTGAGCAGTTCATCACCCACGCCCAGGAAATGGTGCGCGGTGTACACGTGAACACACGTTCCCTGATTCGCCGAGGGCACGCATTGCAGAATGCAGCATCTGATATGGCTGATGCCGTGATGTTATGCTCATCTGTCCTTGCTACACTGCGAGCGCCCACCAATGCACTTCCGATCTCACACATCGAGGCCTTTTCCCGTTACGCCACCTACCTATCGACCTCTAGGTCTGactcctctcctctcctccagTATTTGGCAGCTCTTTCCTCGATAGACAACACAACGGCTGCAATTCTCATCTCTTTGTCCCGTCCGCTTGCCCTCATGTCCTCCCTCTCTTCAACAAACCGCCACATCTCTCGCTCTCGTTCCTCACTCCTCTCCTCCTCCCTTCCCCGCAAATTCAACATCAACCTGCCTGGCTTCGAAGAGTCTCGCCAAAAGTCCGTCCGTGACCTGGAACAGAAGATTCGCGATGGCGAATCCGAGTCCACTCGGTTGGCGAAGGAGGTTTCGTGGAACAAGGATGTCGTGGTCGGCGAACTCGCTGGCTGGACTTCGTGGCGAGAACGGGTTGGCCGTGACGCCATCCGCGCGTTTGTCAAGGATACTCTTGTGCGCGAAAAGGAGCGAGGGAAACGCCTTGAACGGTGCCTGCGCAGTGTGCGCGATCTGAATgcatga
- a CDS encoding Ribosomal protein S11, which yields MMSSFSMSKLAKALPSVCRQSQPRISSLSITRPFSHQSTTSARNDSSDIEKQMLTREPESSSGSSSPLSAITQMMQGKISGALPSRGSSDYSRMAESLEADMIKNPYADRAPPHHLHVYCHKHNTILTLTRPNGSPILSIGCGQIGFRKAGRSGFDPAYQLSAHVMNQIQEKGFLMEIERLEVVYRGFGKGRDAFTKVLLGHEGRHLRGLVARVTDSTRLKFGGTRSRHVRRLG from the coding sequence ATGATGAGCTCCTTTTCGATGAGCAAGTTGGCCAAGGCATTGCCCTCAGTTTGCCGCCAATCTCAGCCTCGAATCTCCTCTTTGAGCATCACACGTCCCTTCTCTCACCAAAGCACGACTTCTGCGCGTAATGACAGTAGCGACATTGAGAAACAGATGTTGACTAGAGAACCCGAGTCATCTTCCGGTTCCTCGTCGCCGCTTTCTGCAATCACACAAATGATGCAGGGCAAGATATCAGGCGCACTGCCCTCGCGCGGTAGTTCTGACTACTCCAGAATGGCTGAAAGCCTTGAAGCCGACATGATCAAGAATCCCTACGCAGACCGAGCTCCTCCCCACCACCTGCACGTCTACTGCCACAAGCACAATACAATCCTCACCTTGACACGACCAAATGGTAGCCCTATTCTGTCCATCGGATGCGGTCAGATAGGCTTCCGCAAAGCTGGACGCTCCGGCTTTGACCCAGCATACCAACTATCCGCTCATGTTATGAATCAGATTCAGGAAAAGGGCTTCCTGATGGAGATCGAGCGGTTGGAGGTCGTATACCGAGGGTTTGGAAAGGGCCGTGATGCTTTTACAAAGGTCCTGTTGGGCCACGAAGGACGACACCTCCGGGGGCTTGTTGCGCGAGTGACCGACTCCACACGTCTAAAGTTCGGTGGTACTCGCAGCAGACACGTGCGTAGATTGGGTTGA
- a CDS encoding Mitochondrial inner membrane translocase subunit TIM44, putative, whose protein sequence is MYAARAASLRSQTPSLRASSQRLSRAGSCLTVSAQPFTHSAKSHRVILQSTSHPVSQLVSPFAALPLKRSFYAASSLCQQQQQKQQNQHEGKQDEDEESKKEKKEKEEEKAPPPPHGDKSPWQVFRETLQTEFKASKEWEESTKALASSAHQFTENESVRRARAAYEAASNATTSKTSTAFKATGEVIGKGAAWTWNTSVVKGVRKGVNATGESLEKATRPVRETEAYKSVKDAIDDGSSSRYGGWVEKEERRKQRQRREEQELKAGKSLRVEERVEDPNAGTNITLHKDSAWKDSWKDFKDSNPVMQKLFAIKENYNESENPLISTARSISDRVAGFFAENETAMVIKKFREIDPNFQMEPFLREMRDYMLPEVLDAYVKGDIETLKLWLSDAQFHVYAALAKQYTTAGLKSDGRILDIRGVDISHARILDPGDIPVFVVTCRTQEIHVYRKIKTGELAAGTDDKVQLVTYAIGLTRIPDEVNNPETRGWRLIELQKAARDYI, encoded by the exons ATGTATGCCGCACGAGCCGCTTCCTTGCGGTCACAGACACCGTCTCTCAGAGCATCATCTCAGCGGTTGTCTCGCGCCGGATCATGTTTGACTGTCTCAGCTCAACCATTTACGCACTCCGCTAAGAGCCACCGAGTTATTCTTCAATCTACTTCCCACCCCGTTTCTCAACTTGTCTCACCGTTCGCCGCTCTCCCGTTGAAGCGCTCTTTCTACGCCGCATCTTCCCTTTgtcaacagcagcagcagaaaCAGCAAAACCAGCATGAAGGAAAGcaggacgaggacgaggagtctaagaaggagaaaaaagagaaggaggaagagaaagctCCCCCACCACCCCACGGAGACAAGTCTCCTTGGCAGGTATTCCGGGAGACTCTGCAGACCGAGTTCAAGGCCTCCAAGGAATGGGAGGAATCAACCAAAGCGCTGGCATCCTCAGCTCACCAGTTCACTGAGAATGAGAGTGTCAGACGTGCGCGCGCTGCTTACGAGGCTGCGTCAAACGCCACGACTTCCAAAACCTCCACGGCCTTCAAGGCCACCGGTGAAGTCATCGGAAAGGGAGCTGCTTGGACATGGAACACCAGCGTTGTGAAGGGCGTCCGAAAGGGTGTAAATGCAACCGGAGAGAGCCTTGAGAAGGCCACGAGACCCGTTCGGGAAACCGAAGCATACAAGAGTGTGAAGGATGCCATTGATGATGGCAGCAGCTCACGCTACGGTGGTTGGGTCGAGAAGGAGGAACGTCGCAAGCAGCGGCAGCGTCGAGAGGAGCAGGAGCTTAAGGCCGGAAAGTCCCTTCGCGTTGAGGAGCGAGTTGAAGATCCTAA CGCCGGTACCAACATCACTCTCCACAAAGATTCCGCTTGGAAAGACTCCTGGAAAGACTTCAAGGACTCCAACCCCGTGATGCAGAAGCTCTTCGCCATCAAGGAGAACTACAACGAGTCCGAGAACCCCCTGATCAGCACAGCACGCAGCATCTCCGATCGCGTCGCTGGCTTCTTCGCCGAGAACGAGACCGCCATGGTCATCAAGAAGTTCCGGGAGATCGACCCCAATTTCCAAATGGAACCTTTCCTGCGCGAAATGCGTGATTACATGTTGCCAGAAGTCTTAGACGCTTATGTCAAGGGAGATATTGAGACACTCAAGCTCTGGCTTTCCGACGCTCAGTTCCACGTCTACGCTGCTCTCGCTAAGCAATACACCACAGCCGGACTTAAGTCGGATGGTCGCATTTTGGATATTCGTGGTGTAGATATTTCTCACGCCCGTATCTTGGACCCCGGTGACATCCCGGTGTTTGTTGTCACTTGTCGGACACAGGAGATTCACGTCTACCGTAAGATCAAGACCGGTGAGCTAGCCGCTGGTACGGATGACAAAGTGCAGCTGGTCACCTACGCTATCGGATTGACTCGTATTCCCGATGAAGTCAACAACCCAGAAACTCGCGGCTGGAGATTGATTGAGCTGCAGAAGGCCGCCCGTGACTACATCTAA
- a CDS encoding Hsc70 cochaperone (SGT), putative produces MAPTESNKRLALAIIDFLGSSLKDGTLTADDAESIEIAQSCIADTFKVDPTNEAALKDAVGGQSLAGIYSVYEKLRNKSTPQSTAGAQTSQEEKPKAGVPTPESDKLKSEGNALMAKKDYAAAIEQYTKALEIAPANPIYLSNRAAAFSASGQHEKAATDAEVAVAADPKYSKAWSRLGLARFDMGDYHAAKEAYEKGIEAEGNGGSDAMKRGLETSTRKLEETARTTEPPSEELDTAPGASRGGGGGMPDLSSLASMFGGGGAGGGGGMPDLSSLMSNPMFSSMAQNLMSNPDMLSNLMSNPRLRQMAENFGQGGGMPDMSSLMSDPSLADMARNMMGGGGAGAGAGGRK; encoded by the exons ATG GCTCCCACAGAAAGCAACAAGCGCTTGGCCCTGGCCATCATTGATTTCCTAGGCTCCAGCCTGAAAGATGGCACCCTCACTGCCGACGATGCCGAGTCAATTGAAATCGCCCAGTCATGTATCGCGGATACCTTCAAAGTTGACCCTACCAATGAGGCCGCTCTGAAGGATGCCGTGGGTGGTCAATCATTGGCCGGAATTTACAGCGTCTACGAGAAGCTGCGCAACAAGTCGACCCCGCAATCGACCGCAGGAGCTCAGACTTCCCAAGAGGAAAAGCCAAAGGCGGGTGTCCCCACACCGGAATCTGATAAGCTAAAGTCCGAGGGCAATGCTCTTATGGCCAAGAAGGATTACGCCGCTGCCATTGAACAATACACCAAGGCTCTCGAGATTGCCCCGGCCAACCCCATCTATCTCTCCAACCGTGCCGCCGCGTTTTCCGCTTCAGGCCAGCATGAGAAGGCCGCGACTGATGCAGAGGTTGCCGTTGCTGCCGATCCCAAGTACTCTAAGGCGTGGAGCCGTTTGGGTCTCGCTCGCTTCGATATGGGGGATTACCATGCCGCTAAGGAGGCATACGAGAAGGGTATTGAGGCTGAAGGCAACGGTGGCAGTGATGCCATGAAGCGTGGATTGGAGACATCGACACGAAAGCTTGAGGAGACTGCCCGGACCACTGAGCCTCCCTCTGAGGAACTGGACACAGCTCCTGGTGCCTCACGTGGTGGTGGCGGTGGCATGCCTGACCTGTCCTCCCTCGCCAGCATgtttggtggtggtggtgccggtggtggtggtggtatgcCTGACCTGAGCTCCCTGATGAGCAACCCCATGTTCTCCAGCATGGCACAGAATCTCATGAGCAACCCTGATATGCTCAGCAACCTCATGAGCAACCCCCGCCTGCGCCAGATGGCCGAAAATTTTGGCCAGGGTGGCGGCATGCCTGACATGTCCAGCCTGATGAGCGATCCCAGCCTCGCTGATAT GGCTCGTAACATGATGGGCGGTGGTGgcgctggtgctggtgctggagGCCGGAAGTAA
- a CDS encoding Ribosome control protein 1: MYWPHGVPRVYAVNGPDIAYTSSDEDREVLNNNPTNGRNIFDRNAEGVDDGQHESTDTQLHESQTISSPDTGESEWGDETIKDICVSRSGQMFATMSESSIALWQTRPTAVVTAISRSQSSLKTYGSNVSLLIHPDSTILVVQTLNGYLLTYSVMSDSTSQVYQQRFDHSTHPRRQQLARFSAVEEANVVGDITIRFRMAIKIESGIAKALALDQELVVATVKPPAIQCIRWTPEAGEAQTTSELLSRILGISKKVSIVDMVYDRAMNLLIWITSSGRAYAVQRDSGLQQDSEAAKKLFHGHCFHNPKDNSEMAVKVTVNARFSLLTVSCSNGDVLVYTAKDYMGNISLSQKLHLPASPTTTGALTFMSYSPDGYCLFAGFENGWTTWSVFGKPGGNSFSVDTALATANSEDWLTGVSDGCWIGGGSDIILSGLKDRRLWVLETARSALTGCFSAANLARGLLQTGTEFILYRGHDLPDLMTISGKDSLWHHAQYPPAYLHSQWPIRSCVVSQDGRYVAIAGRRGLAHYSVNSGRWKVFEDSKAENSFAVRGGMCWYGHILIAAVESDGSYEIRLYSREASLGNNSIMFIEYLPSPVVFVGPSGEDSLLVYTYDNILYHYIINSTQPQITLVPVGQIAFNGIVRAPSRVRSISWVLPEEQMRNGDPSQDVKVASVILLVDGNLVLLQPTVSDAGDLRYDMRIVSHDVEYYILMRDQMSFNFYSQVDESLPSSPSVNVALEPPHSSLSLQDSLWMFRGQNLLAWNDVQDVLREEMMPAPLNIPLDFYPLSVLLNKGIVLGVESEMVQRRDVTFTVLKFAIRTHLFLPYFLQYGLANVGTPAALALCRHFSHLSYFAHGLEILLHHVLDDEVDNESRANKSEDPQARAEPLLPTVIAFLQASLPPRDYLEIVVQCTRKTELRSWRTLFTYLPPPKDLFEQALKLDSLKTAVGYLLVLQAFEDEEKGHNGRIEEYVVRLIALASQKGDWELCAELARFLIALDASGEMLRRAISRVGLRSNSQSSAKGAFPGSTPRFGSAGVQGLGLNLPIRSPSWASLSSKTSLSSLPSRQDGDASDETSYPVSELDR; the protein is encoded by the exons ATGTACTGGCCTCATGGAGTTCCCAGGGTCTACGCGGTCAATGGACCCGATATTGCCTATACCTCTTCTGACGAGGATCGCGAAGTCCTGAATAATAATCCAACCAATGGCCGCAACATATTTGACAGGAATGCGGAAGGAGTGGACGACGGTCAACATGAGTCCACAGACACCCAACTCCATGAGTCGCAAACCATCTCGTCCCCGGACACTGGCGAATCAGAATGGGGGGATGAAACTATTAAAGATATTTGTGTTTCTCGATCCGGTCAGATGTTTGCCACAATGTCAGAGTCATCAATCGCTCTTTGGCAGACTCGG CCTACAGCAGTAGTAACAGCGATATCTCGATCTCAGTCTTCGTTAAAAACATACGGTTCGAATGTTTCACTCCTTATACACCCAGATTCAACGATCCTCGTTGTACAGACTCTCAATGGGTACCTACTCACATACTCGGTGATGTCGGATTCAACAAGTCAAGTCTACCAGCAACGTTTTGATCACTCTACACACCCTCGTCGTCAACAATTGGCCCGCTTTTCAGCAGTCGAAGAGGCCAATGTGGTTGGAGACATCACCATCCGCTTCCGAATGGCCATCAAGATCGAGTCGGGAATTGCCAAGGCGCTGGCGCTAGATCAAGAACTTGTCGTCGCTACTGTGAAACCCCCGGCTATACAATGCATCAGGTGGACACCCGAGGCGGGGGAAGCACAGACCACATCGGAGCTATTGAGTCGGATCCTAGGGATATCGAAGAAGGTCTCTATCGTGGATATGGTTTATGACCGCGCGATGAATCTTCTTATCTGGATTACCAGCAGTGGCCGGGCATATGCCGTGCAACGAGATTCAGGGTTGCAACAGGATTCTGAAGCGGCCAAGAAACTTTTCCACGGACATTGCTTTCATAATCCAAAGGATAATAGCGAAATGGCTGTGAAGGTGACCGTAAATGCACGCTTCTCTCTGTTGACTGTGAGTTGTTCAAATGGTGATGTATTGGTTTACACTGCAAAAGATTACATGGGCAACATTTCGCTTTCCCAAAAGCTCCATCTACCAGCATCGCCCACAACAACCGGGGCTTTGACTTTCATGAGCTATTCCCCAGATGGATATTGTCTTTTTGCTGGCTTCGAAAATGGCTGGACAACATGGAGTGTCTTTGGGAAGCCTGGAGGAAACAGCTTTTCTGTGGACACCGCGTTGGCGACGGCTAATTCCGAGGATTGGCTAACTGGGGTGTCAGACGGGTGTTGGATTGGTGGCGGTTCCGACATCATTCTGTCTGGACTAAAAGATCGTCGCTTGTGGGTTCTGGAGACGGCTCGGAGTGCTTTGACTGGTTGTTTTTCGGCTGCAAACTTGGCTAGAGGCCTACTGCAAACCGGTACTGAGTTTATCCTCTACCGCGGTCACGATCTTCCAGATCTCATGACAATCTCAGGAAAGGATTCATTGTGGCATCATGCCCAGTATCCTCCGGCGTATCTTCATTCACAGTGGCCGATTCGATCTTGCGTCGTGTCCCAGGATGGACGGTATGTTGCAATTGCAGGTCGGCGTGGCCTTGCACATTACAGTGTCAACAGTGGCCGATGGAAGGTATTTGAGGATTCAAAAGCCGAAAACTCTTTTGCCGTGCGAGGCGGCATGTGCTGGTACGGTCACATACTGATCGCAGCGGTAGAGAGTGACGGGTCATATGAG ATTCGTCTTTATTCGCGCGAGGCTTCTCTCGGTAACAATTCGATTATGTTCATCGAATACCTCCCATCACCAGTTGTATTCGTTGGACCCTCTGGGGAAGATTCTCTTTTGGTTTATACATACGATAACATTCTGTACCACTATATCATTAATTCGACACAACCTCAGATCACTCTTGTCCCTGTTGGACAAATCGCATTCAATGGAATTGTCCGAGCACCCTCCCGCGTCCGATCGATTAGCTGGGTATTGCCCGAAGAGCAGATGC GAAACGGTGATCCCTCTCAAGATGTGAAGGTCGCATCCGTGATTCTTCTTGTGGATGGCAATTTGGTATTACTGCAGCCCACGGTCTCGGATGCGGGCGATCTCAGATATGACATGCGTATCGTATCCCATGATGTCGAGTATTACATCTTAATGCGCGACCAGATGTCCTTCAACTTCTACTCGCAGGTTGACGAATCTCTACCCTCCAGTCCTTCGGTTAATGTGGCACTAGAGCCACCTCACAGCAGTCTCTCGCTCCAGGATTCTCTTTGGATGTTCCGTGGCCAAAACTTGCTAGCTTGGAATGATGTTCAAGATGTTTTGCGAGAAGAGATGATGCCGGCACCACTAAATATCCCCTTGGACTTTTATCCTCTGTCCGTTTTATTGAACAAAGGCATTGTGCTCGGCGTTGAATCGGAAATGGTGCAACGACGTGATGTGACATTCACTGTTCTGAAATTCGCCATCCGG ACACACCTTTTCTTACCATATTTCCTTCAATATGGCCTGGCCAATGTTGGAACACCTGCGGCTCTTGCTCTATGCCGTCACTTCTCTCATTTGTCTTACTTCGCTCATGGATTGGAAATCCTACTTCACCACGTACTGGACGACGAAGTCGACAATGAGAGCCGAGCGAATAAAAGTGAGGATCCACAAGCACGGGCAGAACCACTACTCCCGACTGTCATTGCCTTCCTCCAAGCCTCGCTTCCACCTAGGGACTACCTTGAGATTGTTGTCCAATGCACACGCAAAACCGAACTTCGATCATGGCGCACACTGTTCACCTACCTACCTCCACCCAAGGACCTATTTGAGCAGGCCTTGAAACTTGACTCTCTCAAAACTGCAGTTGGATATCTCCTTGTGCTGCAAGCTTTTGAGGACGAAGAGAAAGGTCATAATggccgtattgaagaataCGTCGTTCGTTTGATTGCTCTAGCCTCCCAGAAAGGAGACTGGGAGCTGTGTGCTGAGCTTGCCCGCTTCCTTATTGCCCTGGACGCTTCAGGCGAGATGCTTCGGCGCGCAATTTCTCGAGTTGGTCTGCGGTCCAACTCCCAGTCTTCTGCGAAAGGCGCGTTCCCTGGCTCGACCCCCCGATTCGGTTCCGCGGGTGTCCAAGGGCTTGGCTTGAACCTCCCAATCAGGTCGCCATCATGGGCGTCTCTTTCCTCCAAAACCTCGCTTTCGTCTCTTCCAAGCCGGCAAGATGGTGATGCCTCAGATGAAACTTCATACCCAGTGAGTGAGCTAGATAGATAA